A section of the Stenotrophomonas acidaminiphila genome encodes:
- a CDS encoding 23S rRNA (pseudouridine(1915)-N(3))-methyltransferase RlmH translates to MKARLIATGERAPSWVAQGFAEYQKRLSHWLPLELVEIEPGLRGKGRDPRRAIEDEGRRVLAALPKNPYVVALDVPGRQLSSEQLAQRLEHWRAQGRDLAFLIGGPEGHSPEVSASADEKWSIGPLTLPHMLVRLVVAEQLYRAAAMLANHPYHRA, encoded by the coding sequence ATGAAAGCCAGACTGATCGCCACCGGGGAACGCGCGCCATCGTGGGTGGCGCAGGGATTCGCCGAGTACCAGAAGCGCCTGTCGCACTGGTTGCCGCTGGAGCTGGTGGAGATCGAGCCGGGCCTGCGTGGCAAGGGGCGCGACCCCAGGCGCGCGATCGAGGACGAAGGCCGGCGGGTGCTGGCGGCGCTGCCGAAGAATCCGTACGTGGTGGCGCTGGACGTGCCCGGGCGCCAGCTCAGTTCCGAGCAGCTCGCGCAGCGGCTGGAGCACTGGCGCGCACAGGGGCGCGACCTGGCGTTCCTGATCGGTGGCCCGGAAGGGCATTCACCGGAGGTGTCGGCGAGCGCCGACGAGAAATGGTCGATCGGGCCGCTGACCCTGCCGCACATGCTGGTGCGGCTGGTGGTGGCCGAGCAGTTGTACCGCGCCGCGGCGATGCTCGCCAATCACCCCTACCATCGCGCCTGA
- a CDS encoding ribosome silencing factor: MTTEAQVIKTQLPNPPPSVPALLASVHAALEELKAKDAVEIDVRGKSSVADYLVIASGTSTRHVKSIGDEVVRFAKDLGVMPLGVEGEREAEWVLVDLGDVIVHVMLPRVREFYALERLWTVGDQPPSAADDEQQAG, translated from the coding sequence TTGACCACCGAAGCCCAAGTCATCAAGACCCAGTTGCCCAATCCGCCGCCGTCCGTTCCCGCCCTGCTGGCCTCCGTGCACGCGGCGCTGGAGGAGCTCAAGGCCAAGGACGCCGTGGAGATCGACGTCCGCGGCAAGTCCAGCGTGGCGGATTACCTGGTCATCGCTTCGGGCACGTCGACGCGCCACGTCAAGTCCATCGGTGACGAAGTGGTGCGCTTCGCCAAGGACCTCGGGGTGATGCCGCTGGGCGTTGAGGGCGAGCGCGAGGCCGAGTGGGTGCTGGTGGACCTGGGCGACGTGATCGTGCACGTGATGCTGCCGCGCGTGCGCGAGTTCTACGCGCTCGAGCGCCTGTGGACGGTGGGCGACCAGCCGCCGTCGGCGGCCGACGACGAGCAGCAGGCCGGCTGA
- a CDS encoding nicotinic acid mononucleotide adenylyltransferase, with product MPGPGPDRSGDGLLLLYGGTFDPVHNGHLAIARRARDELQAPVRLMPAADPPHRPPPGADAAQRMRMLELAVAGEDALCVDTRELRRAARQPGVPSWTVDTLRELRAETGATAPVALLMGADSLLGLPTWHEWEHLLELAHIVVAERPGNALDGQLPAMLAARLRDAWADDVASLRARPAGRVWRLRQPLQAESATAVRGLIAAGGAWRGLVPPAVAAYIAAHRLYGCATA from the coding sequence GACCAGGCCCGGACCGGTCCGGTGACGGCCTGCTGCTGCTCTACGGTGGCACCTTCGACCCGGTGCACAACGGCCACCTGGCCATTGCCCGCCGCGCCCGTGACGAACTGCAGGCCCCGGTGCGGCTGATGCCGGCCGCCGATCCACCGCACCGGCCGCCGCCCGGTGCCGATGCCGCCCAGCGCATGCGCATGCTGGAACTGGCGGTTGCCGGCGAGGACGCCCTGTGCGTCGACACCCGAGAACTGCGTCGCGCCGCGCGCCAGCCCGGGGTACCGTCGTGGACCGTGGACACCCTGCGGGAACTGCGCGCCGAAACCGGCGCCACGGCTCCGGTCGCCCTGCTGATGGGCGCGGACAGCCTGCTGGGCCTGCCGACCTGGCATGAATGGGAGCACCTGCTGGAACTGGCGCATATCGTCGTCGCCGAGCGTCCCGGCAATGCGCTGGACGGGCAGCTGCCCGCCATGCTGGCCGCGCGCCTGCGCGACGCCTGGGCGGACGATGTCGCATCGCTGCGCGCACGGCCGGCCGGGCGGGTGTGGCGCCTGCGCCAGCCGCTGCAGGCCGAATCGGCCACCGCCGTGCGCGGCCTGATCGCCGCCGGCGGCGCCTGGCGCGGGCTGGTGCCGCCCGCCGTCGCCGCCTACATCGCCGCCCACCGCCTGTATGGATGCGCCACGGCGTGA